CCACGGCCTCTTAGCAATCACACCTCAGGATCAGACTGACAAGACACTCAAGTGCAATGATGAATCGTGACTGAGAACTGTTTACACTGTGTAGTAGTGCTGGAGTGACGCACATCTCGGGATGTTTTTGTTATAACACTGTGCCTTGAGGTTACACCTATCCTTATGTACCTGAGAATCTCTATTCACAGCAGGTGTCTTGTATGAATGTTCCATTTCGACAACTATCTCATAAAATAACTGACTGACACAACTAAATTAACTCACGTCTGTGCCATCTCGGTTTTATTCCCACCTTCCTGTGTGTCTGATTTACAGCCATTGGTCGGCTTTCCAGGAATTGCTCATGCAATCAATCTTTGGATGGCCTCCTTTGTCAATCAATTTAGCAGCGTGACTGCTTACAGGTTACACTTGCTTCTGTAAatgctttttctctctctctctctctatgtatTGGGTCAAAAGTTGCATTGAAAGAAATTTTACTGTTTGGTTAAAAATATTCTGGAagagaaatgaaaatgaaacactCGAGTTTGTGAGTTGGTTTTAAGAGTTAAATGGAAAGTACGCCTATTAAAATTAGCatcgtttgcttttttttgagGGCACTGTTTTCTTGATCATCAGCATTAGTGTAATAAAGTTACATATCATTTAAATGTCATACTTTATGTCAGGCTATATTTTTcaacttaaaaataacaaaagtacGGTAACTCATAATAATGATGACAAAAGAAATGAGAGACATTACCAGCAATACATAATGGACTACATTTTGTCAGTAACTTGCCCAACACTGACTAAAAATGCAATACTCGATTGGTAGTGACGCTGTCTTTACACATTAAAAACTGGAAGTGCTCTATTGCAAGTACttagaaatatttcatgatgcAGATTAATTatagagtaaaataaaaagctgAACAATAGCAGGTAGTAGCTCAGTCTGTAAGGACTTCAAATTTCAAAAATCTAGAAATAagtagttgttggagagatgctagtctacTTGCTGGCTACTGTCGAGGTACCCTTAGGCAAGGCATCGTCGTCACCGCCCTAGCACAAGTGGCGCAGCAGTCTGGGCCCacctctcactctctctccttgcATTGCCTGCATGGCGTGTGATCTGGTTCGATGTGaggtgtgcaacacaaagtaTACATTGGAGTGGGAGTTGAATTTCTGCCTGAGGGATAGCAATGAGTGTAATAAATTCCAATTAAAAAGAATGATGAGCTTGTAATGTTCCCTAATGACATCTAGATGGTAGGGCCATCATATTTGGTTGGCAGACCAATCTGAAAGGGTTCCCATCCTAAATATACAGTCGGACAACATGAGGCATTCTAAAAATTGACTtctgatgataaattgcagcaTCATAACAAAAGTCACCACTTTGCTTTGAAATCCCAAAAAGCCAATTCTGCTGGGTCCTGGCTGTGCTGCTGTGTGCGGTTTCCGTCTGTGAGGAGTCGGTGGACTGCATGGCCACAGACAGAATATCCAGTTTACGACTGGAATTTGAATTGACTCGGTCACAGTGAGAAGAGAAAAAAGCCAGCCCGCATTAATATGCAATAGCCTCTTTAAATGGTACCAGACTCTCTCACCTTTCTCCTCAATTTAAGCTCCTTCCAAATGCTGACAATATATGAATATGTAGACATTCATATGTGCACTCGCCAGCCGTAACGtttggtacacctgcacaaactAATGAGAAAAGGCTGGTTTGAAAGTTTACAAAGAGCACTCAAAAACCACAAGTGAAATATTAAACAATCACATACTTTAATTCAAAATTCAACATTGCTCATACATAATGAATAATGTCCATATAGGATTGACATGACCAAAATCATTGTCATTAAATGTGCGCGGTTgccaaatttaaggtggatttTTAAAAGATTAGAACCATGATAAGATTAAAAGGGTGatatgtcaaaaaaaataaatacaaaaatgaatccAGGAAGTTGCACAAACACCCAGAATAACATCCTAAGCAAATGTATATTgttatatcttgtctttatgtaTCAATTTCATGAGTGgttttccaatattttgccaGTGTCACACTGCCAAATGAAAAGAAAccccactgcaaactacaaccacaataataaacactttgttaaattaatacctcacGAATCTGAGTATTATTACTTTGTAAAGTTTGTAAAAACGTTTGATACTGCTCAGTGAGTGCATCTGTGTGTTAAGCCAAAGGGACAGACAGTAAGCAAGGGGcttaaaagacacatttttaaactCCTGTGGCATTCTCAACGCCTCTACTGACTAGTTCCGTCTGTCATAGGCAAGCGATCTCAGTGGCGCCATTGTCCTGAGGCTAACACTTATTTCACGAGGAGAGAACTTTATCAACAACAGCTCCACAAGAGGTCACTTTGAAATTAAGTGGCAGAAATTGGAGCAGGCTGGTGTTTTCGTATCTTCTTACACCCTCCCAGCCCTTATTCTGCTATTCTCGGCCCGACATGTAAATCACGTTGACATCCTACCCCTTGTGTGTTATGCTtcgaaatattttctttttttttttttacgcttcTTGAGGTCTGTGCTGGTTGGCATGCACTTTAATTGGATTTTGTGTCTGTATTTAACATGGCTTAGAAGCTTGTGTGAAGTGCCTGAGTATGTGTGTGCTCACACCTGGGGCTGAGGATGGTGAGAATGTAATGACAAATTCATTTACCGCTAGCCTTTTTCACATAGAGATTAGTGATGTAGGCATTTTATGAAACTCATCTGTGtaggttttccttttttttctgtgacagTGAGTTCTAGCCTTCTTTAGTGACAAGTCCTCATATTAACAAATGTAGCTGGTGCGTCTGTTTTATGCGTCGGCcattgttttgttggtgttctcAGATGCTTTTTCCAAGTGCTTCACACTGACATGATGATTTTCTTTCCCCGTTGATGTTTgctaactgacaatggtttacTGGGAGTCCGATTATCCCTTTCTTTCTCCCTGCAGGAGGCTGAATGGCACTGTGACAAGTTCACCAAGGGAGCCTGCTTCAGCCGAGGAAAGTCTGAGGTATGTTTTGTATAAATGGAGTGAAGTCCAAGCATTTCAAGTGTCACAAAGAAAATATCAGTTTaggaaatatactgtaaatggtcACTTCTGGTTTATGTCAACTGGTCAGGAAAATGGTCCTGTCCTAAGCATTCATTCTCGTACTGTGATGTGTCTTGCATTTCTGTTTAGTAGCTGTCCCTGTTAATGCAATTACATGGTGCCAagtaaatatattgttttatgttgaataggaaaaaaaatcacaaatatttgGGCCACGTTTTACATGATTTGTTGTCAGTCCTCGTTTCTTATTATTCCCAGTATGCATTCACTGGTCGCACTATTAGGTACTGTATATCTACAATGAGTGCAGCTTTAATTGTCTCTACACTGAGAGTACAGACCTTCACGTAGGCTTGAATATTTGTTGGCTCATGATAGCAAAAAGAAAGTAATTTATTTCAGAATTTCCTCCGGATCAGGgggaacaaaatgttttgtgagCCTACAGTAAAATGAGATTTGACAGAGCTattgtatttgaacattttaaagagGATTTTCCCTGTCagatttaaatacagtacagcttGCGGAGTCAGGATATGAATTCACTCACGTCCAAAAACATTTGCGATACACAATcaattcaatggaaaaaaagctataacaacaaaatcaaacattcaTCTATGCATACGTACAGTACATATACTCTGTTCAAGAAAAGTGGTGAATTAGGATGAACCGCACTATCAGGTTTTTTTGGGATATGACTTGTCTCTTCGAAACAACACACCAAATATGAACATATTTGCTTtcattataaaatgtttacaacTATGCTGGTATTAAACATACAGTCCATATATACATactaagacaaacaaaaacacaacctcCTCCACTGGTAGAGGTAGTAGTAATAAGGTCACGCAAAATAATAGGTCACCTCTTTGGATGTTGCAGTacagtttcacaccactgtTAGCCACAATAACAAaagttgttaaattaataccactGACAGTGTCAAACAATAGTATCTTTGTAAAGAAAGAATTGTTGATACGCTTAAATCAGATTTTGTCAGGCTTATAAGTGTAACAAGTGTGGTTTTGACTTCATCTTCAACATCGTTGTGTGAAAAGATAAAATACCATTCCACACTTTATAAGATAATCAACGATTGCCTCAGAGCATACCACATTCTATCATGTTACACATTTTCCCCGATTTACTGCTCGACATTTCACACTTTTCTAAGCAAAATCACCTGATTTTGAGCTCAAATGTAATGAGGTTGGACATTCTTAATTGGCAATCTTCAAATTGCTTCttgtctttgctttttttctacTTCCTTCACCGATCTGCGTCACTTCTCTTTAGTTACGGAGAAAGATGGTGGAAGGGTGTCAAGGCAAATTGGGTGTCAGTGATGATGTCTGTAAAACATATTGGGGCAAGGGGCTGTCAGTTTCCCTCTACTCCTTCAGCTACATCCTTCATGGAGATTGGCGGTAATGCTGGGAATGGATTGAGTGGATCTTCCTGCTCTTTATGCTTTTTATTAGAGCGGTTTGTCCATCTGGGTAATTGATCTAATGTATCATGTGCACGATAATGGTATTGATTGGGGTTAGCTTCGTCTTCTTTGGTCTTTCTCCTTACATACCTGCAGTATTTTTCTGGGATCCCGCAAGCCTTGAGTTCTTTAAGTCTCTCCTCTTTAAATTCCTCCAGCCACCGATTCTTTTCCTGAATCGTCTCCCTCACTTTGCTGACCTCATCGAGCCTCTCTTTGCGCTTGGTGAGGGCCGCCTGCTCACGTTCCCTCACCTGCTCCTTGATGCTCTCTAAATGTGCGTAAGCGTCCCTCAAAcgcttcttctccttctcctcatcTTTGCGTATCGCCTCCTGCGTGCACTTTAGCACTCGGTCGAACTCGCCCTTTTCTCTAGAAATCTCGATAGCCTCACACCGCTTTTTCCACACAAGCTGCTTGTCACGCTCAGTCTGGATTTTACTATTCAAAATCCACCTGTCGAGCTTCTTGATTTGATTGTCCTTTTCTATCAAAGCTTTTTCCCTCATGTGCTGATAGCGGTCGTAGGCCAGCCTTCTGGACTGCAACTCACTCTCCTCCTCATGCTTGATAGCGAAAAGGTCATTCTCAATTATTTGACGCTTTCTTCCCTCAGCAGCCTTTATGtcctctttcttttttattgccGCTTTTCTCAAGACCTCCAACTCCTTATCAAGAATACTCGGGCCCTTGGCTTTTGCAAGGATCCGGTCATGTTCGGCATGTgaaagacagattttttttacatggagcTCATCGCGTGGGACTCTCACATTGTATATGAAGCCTTGGTTGCAGATTACGATTGTCTTTTTTGGATGCATTCGTATCAAAGGAACCCTGTGGTTGGACTCCATCCCAAATAGACCTCGATCAACCTGAGAAATTGGGTCCATCGTGCGGTACCGACTTTGTCTCCCTAAAGATGAGGAAGCTACACTCATGATTCcgttattttttgttaaaggcaaacaaaaatatttgtccaattttgttttaaaaatacaaataaattcttGTCCCATCTATTCATACAAATATGATGTCAACACAAAGACCAACATGTAAAAAATCACTACTTTAAATTAGAGCTGATTGGCGACATCACAATTTGAGGACACGCTCAACATCATTATGACGTCATAGTATTCTTTGTAACTGAGCGGCGACATCATGACAGGATTTCCAGAAGATCTTTTGGTCTTGCATGTGTTTTCTAAAATACAACCACATGTTCAAATTTTTGGTGATTCGACGCTTGCTGATTTCAGATGAGCAACAATGCATCAAGAGCTCCACATGCACAGACGGGAGCAATTTTTACTCAATATTGTGCCAGAAAGAAAAGTTCCAACTTTTCCACCATTTTTATCAAGATGGATGACaattgaatggaaaacagctttcTTGGAGTTTGGTTAATCAAACTACATGATATCAACTTAACGAAACCAAATATCCCAGAAAATGGACTTCACATGGTGAGGAAAATGCGATGACTGATCTTCATGAATATTCTGCTTTGCAATTATTCCTCCCTCAACGTGACATGCTGTGCACATTTTCTTTTGATCAATGAAATATTCCGCTAATAGCAACTAAACAGCAAATAACTTTGCTCCAATAGTCCTCAAGTCATTCTCTTTAGTATAAAATAGAATTTGTAATAGCCTTCAGATATTTGGGTAGAAAGAAGTACAGAGAGAATGGAGAAAAGACACTGGAAGGATTGTTTTAGTAAGTTTTATTACCACAGATATTTGCATAAGTTTAGGCACTTTGACAACAAAAACGCACAAAAAGTCAGGTGATGTCAGTGTGATTGTACAAAGGCTCTGTTAACTACATCCACTACAGGCCAATCAGATGCACAGGTAAACATGTAGTACTACGTACTATTACTACACTACCTAGCACCAGCATTAAAAGCAAGTAGGGGTGGGCGTCGTACAAAATTTTATTGACCTACCCTATTGTGGCATACATTTACAATCAATAATTGCTTTTATTGTACTTCTAATGGGATGGGAAAATCTCTAAATGTTCTGATTCTGTTTTGATTCCAGTGTTGTATCGAGCAGAATAATGGTGTCTGGAAGAGTTGCCGTTGAGGTGGTCTGCATGGATTTTGCCTGTTGATTTCATGTAAAGATCACTTGAGGCTCAATTCTACACACACAATTTAGAACGATCCATCAATCAATAATATGTTAGTAGCCTATCCCTCCAAGCAGCCTGTACTGCTGATACGAGTCAGCAGAAGAGAAAAACATCAATTGAATCAAgataatactgtactttaatgGGTCTTTGGTCTTCTTGTGATGAAGGACTGTTATCCAGGTTTGATAAAACTGCCATTATGGCAGCCATTGTTTACAAACTTGCAGTCATTTGTCAACTTCGGAACCATGCTTGTAGCTGCCTTGTCCGCAAACTGGTTCTTGGTGCTGTGTGCACCTTGGTCCGTCAAATGGAAATTGCTCCATGTTGGTCATAGATCATTGTGCATGGTACTGGAAATTCTTCGATTTTGCGTCATCTTCTGCGGTCTTCCTCTTTGCATAACTACAGTACTTGTCCGGAATCCCACAAGCTCTGAGATCACTCAGCCTCTCCTCTTTGAGCTCATCGATGCATTTGTTTTTGAGCTGAACCTCGTCAGACACGTGTTTAGCCGTGTTTAGCCTCTCTCGACGCCTGGCAGCCGCTGCGTGCTCCTTTTCCCATATCTGCTCTTGTACTGCCTGTAAATGGAGGCGTCCCTCCTCCCTACGCTTCTTCTCCCTCTCCTCATGCttgatgagcttctcctgaTGACACTTGAGCTGCCGCTCAAATTCTGCCTTCTCTTTGGAAAACCCAACAGCCTCGCAGTGCTTTTTCCATTCAAGTTGGGTGTCTAGCTCAGCCTGGATCTTACAACGCTCAATACACGTGTCCAGCTTTAGAATCTGATTGTCCTTTTCCATTTGGGCTTTACACCGCATGTGTTGATAACGTTCAAAGTCCTGCTTCTTGGACTGTATGTCAGTTTGTGCCGCCTGTTTAACAAAGCAACGGTCCTTCTCAATCATCTGCCGTTTCCTTTCCTCTGCAGCCTTaatttcatcttttttcttttgagaaGCCGCCGCCTCCTTCGCCAAGAAACTTGGGTCCCTGGCTCTTGCGAGGATTCTCTCGTACTCAGAAGCTGAAAGACTTATTGGATCTTCACGCACCTCCTCACGTGGAACTCGGACATTATAAATGAGGCCTTGGTTACAgatcacaatttgttttttgggcTCGTTTTGATGGGAAGCAACAATAGGTTTGTTATCTGATTTGGAAGGTTTCTGTTTGCTGCTCATCCCAAACAGACCTCCATCCAGTACGAGCTTTTTCTCCTTGACGTCGAGGAGCTTAAAACCACACATAAAAACCTGATAGTGACATGGGTCGCTGAGGGACAGCGCAAAGAAGAATGGATATGGTCAACCATATTGGAGTAATGAGAACACAAGTTGAAAACTCAGATGGAAAGCATGAAAGTAATTGCCTGACTTGTTTAAATGTTGGTGACATCATAGAGTTGTCATTGTGACATCATGCAGTGGCTCTGATCAacaaatggataaaaaaaaataagggatAGAGTAATATCGTAAATGGTACAATaaactttaaaagaaaaaaacatttctactcAATTAtggattatttgtttgttttgggaacCATATGTGGTCAGGGATTGCTCTTTCCTTTCAGCACATTACAATTGTGTAGAGGAGCAGGCTTACAGAAGTGATGCAACGAAGGTAGAAAAGTTTTGTGCAACAATTTCTAAAATTCAGGGTATTTCACTTCAGATAACTGAGAATGCCTCTGCTAGACAGTATTGCTCCAGCTTTTGTCACTAACAAATGAA
The genomic region above belongs to Phycodurus eques isolate BA_2022a chromosome 21, UOR_Pequ_1.1, whole genome shotgun sequence and contains:
- the LOC133396463 gene encoding cilia- and flagella-associated protein 45-like; its protein translation is MDPISQVDRGLFGMESNHRVPLIRMHPKKTIVICNQGFIYNVRVPRDELHVKKICLSHAEHDRILAKAKGPSILDKELEVLRKAAIKKKEDIKAAEGRKRQIIENDLFAIKHEEESELQSRRLAYDRYQHMREKALIEKDNQIKKLDRWILNSKIQTERDKQLVWKKRCEAIEISREKGEFDRVLKCTQEAIRKDEEKEKKRLRDAYAHLESIKEQVREREQAALTKRKERLDEVSKVRETIQEKNRWLEEFKEERLKELKACGIPEKYCRYVRRKTKEDEANPNQYHYRAHDTLDQLPRWTNRSNKKHKEQEDPLNPFPALPPISMKDVAEGVEGN
- the LOC133396643 gene encoding uncharacterized protein LOC133396643, which produces MCGFKLLDVKEKKLVLDGGLFGMSSKQKPSKSDNKPIVASHQNEPKKQIVICNQGLIYNVRVPREEVREDPISLSASEYERILARARDPSFLAKEAAASQKKKDEIKAAEERKRQMIEKDRCFVKQAAQTDIQSKKQDFERYQHMRCKAQMEKDNQILKLDTCIERCKIQAELDTQLEWKKHCEAVGFSKEKAEFERQLKCHQEKLIKHEEREKKRREEGRLHLQAVQEQIWEKEHAAAARRRERLNTAKHVSDEVQLKNKCIDELKEERLSDLRACGIPDKYCSYAKRKTAEDDAKSKNFQYHAQ